The DNA window AGCTCGGGCGGCACGGCATCCGCGTCAACACGGTCTCACCCGGCCTGGTCGTCACGCCGCTCACCGCTCCGGCCATGGACGTGCCCGGCGTGCGCGAGGACTACGTCGACAACACCCCGCTCGGCCGCCCCGGCACCGTCGAGGAGGTCGCCGCGGCCGTGGCGTTCCTGTGCGGCGCCGAGTCGGCGTGGATGACCGGCGAGAACCTCGACCTCAACGGCGGCGCCCACCTCCAGCGCTACCCCGACCTGCCGGCCCACATCGAGCGGATGCTCAACCCCTGACCACCCCATGTCGGTCGAGGTGCGAGGAGCGCCAGCGACGAGCCTCGAGACCCCGCAGGTGCAGGTCGACTCGAGCTGTCCTTGCGCTGGTCTCGAGGCTCGGCCGTGGCCGGCCTCGCACCTCGACCGGCGTGGCGGCGGTGCTCGTCCGTAGGCTGTCTCGATGCAGTGCGGCTACTTCGACGCAGGACTGTGCCGCTCCTGCACCCACCTGCTGACGCCGTACGCCGACCAGCTCGCCGCCAAGGACGCCCACGCGCGCGCCGCGCTGGCCGACCACCCCGGCCTGGTCTGGCTGGCGCCGGTGGCGAGCGCCGAGGGTGGCTTCCGCAACAAGGCCAAGATGGTGGTCGCGGGCACGGTCGAGGAGCCCACGCTCGGCATCCTCGACACCGACGGACGAGGGGTCGACCTACGCGGCTGTGGGCTCTACTCCCCGGCGATGCACGCGCTGCTGCCCTCGCTCGCCGCGCTGGTCACGACCGCCGGCCTCACGCCGTACGACGTCGCGACGCGTCGCGGGGAGCTCAAGCACGTGCTGGTCACCGAGTCGCCGGGCGGCGAGTTCCTGGTGCGCTGGGTGCTGCGGTCGACCGAGCCTCTGCCGCGGTTGCGCAAGCACCTGCCGGGGTTCCTCGCCGCGCACCCGGAGGTCGTGGTGGTCAGCGCCAACCGGCAGCCCGACCACAAGGCGGTGCTCGAGGGCGAGGAGGAGGTGCTGCTCACCGCGCGCGGCACGCTCACGGTCGAGGTGGCCGGCATCGGCCTCCACCTCGGGCCGCGCAGCTTCTTCCAGACCAACACCGCGGTCGCGGCCGAGCTCTACCGCCAGGCGCGCGGGTGGGCCGACCGGGTCGCGCCGACGTCGGTGCTCGACCTCTACTGCGGGGTCGGCGGGTTCGCGCTGCACCTCGCGGCCCCCGGGCGCCGCGTGCACGGCGTGGAGGTCAGCGAGCAGGCCGTCGCGAGCGCCCGCACCACTGCCGCCGAGCTGGGTCTGACCGACGTCACGTTCGCCGCCGCGGACGCCACCGCGACCGGCGTGCCCGACGCCGACCTCGTCGTGGTCAACCCACCACGGCGCGGCCTGGGCCCGGCGCTGTGCGCGACGCTCGAGGCGGGCGCCGCGAGCACGATCGTCTACTCCAGCTGCCACCTCGGGTCGCTGGCCCGCGACCTGGCCGCCCTGCCGTCGTACGTCGCCCGTGAGGCGCGGCTGCTCGACATGTTCCCGCACACCGACCACGCCGAGGTGGTCGTGCTGCTCGAGCGGCGGGGTCAGACCGCTGTCGGCAGCGAGAAGTAGAACGCCGCCCCGACCGACTTCTCGCCCTCGGCGCGCACCGCTCCACCATGCATCTCCACGATCCGCGCCACCGAGGCGAGGCCCAGCCCGGTGCCGGGGAAGTCGTCGTCGGAGTGCAGCCGCGTCAGCGGCTGGAACAGCCGCTCGGCCTCCTCGGGCGCGAAGCCGTCGCCGTTGTCGCGCACCACGAACGTGGCGAGCGGCTCGACCCGGTCGACGCGGGTGGCCCCGACCCCGGCCCCGACCCCGGCCACGACCGCCGCGAGCTCGATGTGGGCGTGGTCCTTCTTGCCGGTGTACTTGACGGCGTTGCCGAGGAGGTTCTCGAGCATCAGGTGGGTGAGGGTCGGATCGGCGACGACGCGCAGGCCGTCCTCGATGCTGATGTCGATCTGCCGACGGCCGGTGCGGGCACTGAGGTCGTCGGCGACCCGCCGCGCGACGGCGCTGAGGTCGACCGGCGCCGGCTCGATGGGCCGACTGGTGATCCGGTAGAGCCCGAGCATCACGTCGATCTGGCGGGCCATCCGCTGGCCGGACTCGACGATGGTGCCGGCGAACACGCGGGCCTTGCCGGTCTCGTCGATCGCCGGCGACGCCACGACGATGTCGTCGAGCAGCTCGGCATAGCCGAGGATCGCGCCGAGGGGGCTGCGCAGGTCGTGGGCGACGGTGTAGATCGCCTCCTCGAGCTCGTCGGCCCGCCGCGCGAGGTCGTCGCGCTCGGCGACGCGGCGCAGGACGATGCCGCGCAGCTCGAGGTTGTCGAGGGCGACGGCGGCGCTGTTGGCGATGATGCCGAGCAGCCGCACCTCCTCGGCGTCGGCGTCGTGGTGCTCGGCCCAGTAGGCGCCCAGGGCGCCGATCGGGTCGGCGCTGCGGATGGGTGCCATCACCAGGCTGTGCACGAACGTCGGCCGGTAGGCGTCGTGGGGGATGCGGTCGTCGGCGTAGATGTCGGGGATGACCACGGCCTGCCGGTTGAGCATCGCCCAGCCGCTGACGCAGGCGGTCAGCGGGAAGCGGCCGCCCTTCCACAGCGGGCTGATCGCGTGCTCGTCGACGTAGTGGCACGAGTCGTCGTCGCGCAGCACGAAGGTCGCGCCGTCACAGCCGAGCGCGCGGCGCACCGCCTCGGTGACGACCTGGGTCACCCGCTCCAGCGACGTCGCCGTGGAGAGTCGCTCGACCGTCTCGATGAGCACGCGAGCCGTCGACTCGGACGCACTGAGCTCGTTCATCGGATCCTGTCGTGTTGCGCCGGTCCCAGGATCCGGACCTTACCCAGCCGGAGGCGGTCAGGTGCCGCAATAGGTGACATAGCCCTCTCCTGCCGGTCCCGGCTCGGCGTACGCCGCCAGGTCGGGTCGGTCGGGCCGGTCGCCGTACGGCGCCGTGACGGCCTCGAGCAGCGGCGCGAGGCTGGTGAGGTCGCCGGCGTCGGCGGCGGTCAGGGCCGCCTCGACGAGGTGGTTGCGCGGGACCCGCACGGGGTTGGTCCGCGCCATCAGGTCGTGGTCGGGCCCCAGGGCGACCCAGCGCTCGTGCCAGGCGTCGAAGGCCGCGATATCGAGGACGTGGTCGCGGGCGGTGCCGTCGCGCAGGTGGACGAGGAAGGAGGTCAGGTCGGGGTGGTCGGTCTGCAGGAGCTCGAGGAGCCCGGTCACGACCTCCTCGCTCGCGGGGGACGACTCCGGCGCCAGGCCCAGCTTGGCCCGCCAGCCGGCGTCCCACGCCGCGGCGTACCGGGGCCGGAAGCCGTGCAGGGCCGTGGTGGCGATGGTGATCGCCTCGGCCTCGTCGTCGTGGAGCAGCGGGAGGATGGCCTCGGCCAGGCGGGCGAGGTTCCACTCGGTGATCTGGGGCTGGTTGCCGTAGGCGTAGCGCCCGCCCTCGTCGATCGAGCTGAAGGTGGTCGTGGGGTCGAAGGCCTCGAGGAACGCGCACGGCCCGTAGTCGATGGTCTCGCCGGAGATCGTCACGTTGTCGGTGTTCATCACGCCGTGGACGAAGCCGACGAGCATCCACTGCGCCACCAGGTCGGCCTGCGCCGCGACGACGGCCTCGAGGAGCGCGAGGGCCGGGTCGTCCGCGTCGGCCGCAGCGGGGTGGTGGCGGCTGATGGCGTGGTCGACGAGGCGGTGCAGGAGGCCGAGGTCGCCGGACCGAGGCCCGGGCTGGGCGGTCAGCGCGCGGGCGTACTGGAACGACCCGACCCGCAGATGGCTCGAGGCCACCCGCACCAGCAGCGCCCCCGGCATCGACCAGTCGCGCTGCACGGCGCGCCCCGTGGCGACCACGGCCAGCGACCTGGTCGTGGGGATGCCGAGCGCGTGCATCGCCTCGCTGACGACGTACTCGCGCAGCATCGGGCCGACGACGGCGAACCCGTCGCCGCCGCGCGAGAACGGGGTGCGGCCCGAGCCCTTGAGGTGCAGGTCGCGGAGCCGGCCGGCGGGGTCGGTGAGCTCGCCGAGCAGCAGCGCGCGGCCGTCGCCGAGCCGCGGCGAGTAGCCGCCGAACTGGTGGCCGGCGTAGCCCTGCGCGACCGGACGGGCCCCGTCGGGCAGCAGGTCGCCGACCAGGAACCGGACGCCGTCGTCGGTGCGCAGCCACGCCGGGTCCAGACCGAGCTCGACGGCCAGCGGCTCGTTGAGCACGAGCAGCTGCGGGTCGGGGGCGGGCTCGGCCTGCCACTCGACCGCGAGCTCGGGGAGGGTGTCGGCGAAGTGGTGGGTGAGCGTGACCGGCAGCGTCGGCGCCGTGGGCGGGGTCGGCACGGTCTCGGCGGTCATGACCCCAGGCTACGGGCGGCCCGCACACGGGTGACGATCTCGCCGGCCACGCCCGCCGGGAGCCGGCCGCGCTCAGGCCGAGACGAAGTCGTCCCACTGGGTGGCGAGGTAGTCGACGAACACCGGGCCGACGGACTCGGCCTCGAGGTGGGCGCGGGTGACGGGCTGGGGGAGGCTCGACCAGGTCGGGTCGGCGAGGGCACGCCGCGGGAAGTCGTGGTGGAGGATCGCGCCGGTGCCGACGGTGACGAAGTCGGCCCCCCGCTCCACGCACCAGGCCGCGTCGGCGGCCGAGAGCACCTTGCCGGCGACCCCGAGGCGGACGCCGTGCCGCTCGAGGCCGGTGAACCGGTCGATGAGCAGGTCGTCCTCGGGTCGCTCCGCAGCGGTGCCGTGCACCGGCTTGCGCACGTCCCACAGCGAGAGGTCGAGGTGGTCGACCAGGCCCGAGGCGAGCACGTCCGCGGTGAGCGAGACGGCCTCGTCGAGGTCGGTGCCGAACCGCTCCGGCGAGAGCCGTACGGCGGTCTGGAAGTCGGCGCCCGTGCTCTCGCGGATGCCGCGCAGCACCTCGCGCAGGAAGCGGGAGCGTCCGGTGAGGTCGCCGCCGTAGTCGTCGGTCCGGTCGTTCTTGCGGGCGTCGAGGAACTGGGCGGCGAGGTAGCCGTGGGCGCCGTGCACCTGCACCCCGTCGAACCCGGCCCGCTCGGAACGGACCGCCGCGGCGACGAAGTCGTCGACGGCCCGGCGCACCTCGGCGGTCGTCAGCGCGCGGGCGCCCTTGGCCGGGTCGTCCCAGGGGGCGACCAGCGGCTCCCCGGAGACGGCGGCGTCGGCCCGCAGCCCGCCGTGGTGCAGCTGCACGGACGAGACGCCCCCGGCCGCGCGGATGGCGTCGGCCAGCCGGGTCAGGCCGGGCAGGTGGTCGTCGCTGGACACGCCCAGCTGGCCCGGCCACGCGTTGCCGGCCCGGGCGACGTACGCCGCGCAGGTCATCGTCAGGCCGAACCCGCCCTCGGCGCGGGCGACGAGCCAGCGGAGCTCGTCGTCGGAGAGCGTGCCGTCGAGGCTGCTCTGCTTGTTGGTCAGGGGAGCGAGGGCGAAGCGGTTGGGCCAGGTGGGGCCGTGGGGCAGGGTCAGCGGGTCGGCGAGGTTCACCCCTCCATCCTGGTCACTGCCGCCAACCGACCGACCACTAGCGTGCGCGCGTGGACCTCTCCTCCGTGGCCTTCTTCACCCTTGACCCCGACGGCAAGCCCGACGGCGACGTCCTGCTGCCGACCGACCTGGCCCGCAGCTCGTGGAGCACCGAGCAGGTCCACGGCGTCGCGATCAGCGGCGCCTTGGCCCGCACCGCCGAGCGGACCGTCGCCGACCTGGGCCGCGACGACCTGCGGCCCGCGCGCCACTCGGTCGACCTGTTCCGCCCCGCGGCCATGAAGCCGTTCCACCTCAGCGCCGAGGTCGTGCGCGAGGGACCGCGGATCTGCCTGGTCGACGTCACCCTGCGCCAGGACGGCGAGCGGGTGGCGCGCGCCTCGGTGCTGTTCCTCGTCGTGGCCACCCCGGCGTCGGGGGAGGTCTGGTCGCCGACCGACGAGCACCGACCGCCCCCAGCGGAGGTCGCACCCCCCACGACCGAGCCACGGGTGCCGTTCGTGCACAGCGAGGCCGGCTGGTCGCAGCGCTTCGGCGACCACCAGAACGCCTCGCGCAAGACCTCGTGGAGCAGCGCCGTGCCCATCGTGCGCGGTGAGCCGCTCACGCCGTACCAGGCGGCGGCCGCGACCGCCGACGGCGCCAGCCTCGTCACCAACTGGGGCAGCGAGGGCGTCCAGCACATCAACACCGACATCACCCTCGCCCTGGCCCGGCTGCCGCGCGGCACCGAGGTCGGCCTGGCCGCCCTCGACCGCGTCGAGCACGACGGCATCGCGGTCGGCACCGCCGCCGTCTTCGACCGCGACGGCCGGATCGGGGAGGTCGTGATGACCTCGATCGTCAACGCCCGCAGGGCGGTCGACTTCACCCGCGTCGAGTACGCCGACGACGGGACGGTCCGCGACGCCTGAACCCCACCCTGGGTCGTCTGATTACCCTAGGGGGGTATGGTAGTCGGCATGGAGCACGCCACCCCCGGCTACGCCGGACGCAAGGACGACTACCTCAAGCGGATGAGGCGCATCGAGGGTCAGGTCCGCGGCATCGAGCGGATGATCGACAACGACACCTACTGCATCGACATCCTCACCCAGGTCTCGGCGGTCACCAAGGCGCTGCAGGCCGTGGCGCTCGGGCTGGTCGACGAGCACATGGGCCACTGCGTGCTCGACGCCGCCAGGGCCGGCGGCCCCGAGGCCGAGGCCAAGCTCAAGGAAGCATCCGCTGCGATCGCCAGGCTGGTGAAGTCATGACCGACACCCACACCTACACCGTTGCCGGGATGACCTGCGCGCACTGCGTCGCCTCGGTCACCGAGGAGGTCTCGGAGATCGCCGGGGTCACCGACGTCGCCGTCGACCTCGCCTCGGGCGCCCTCACCGTCCACAGCGACCAGCCCCTCCCCGACGACGCCGTGCGGGCGGCCGTCGAGGAGGCCGGCTACTCACTCACGTGAGCGTCGCCCTGCGCCTCACCGCCTTCGTCGCCGGGCTGGTCGTGATCGTCGCCGTGGCGATGGGCGTCGGCCGCGCCACCGGGCCCGTGGGGCCGATCGGTCCTGCTCCGACCGACAGCCCCAGCCACGCGCCGACCGCGGAGGTGGGGACCGATGGCGGGCACTGAGACCACCGAGCTCGCCATCACCGGCATGACCTGCGCGTCCTGCGCCCACCGGATCGAGCGCAAGCTCAACAAGCTCGACGGCGTCGAGGCGAGCGTCAACTACGCCACCGAGAAGGCGCGTGTCTCCTACGCCGACCACGTCACCACCGACGACCTCCTCGCGACCGTCGAGGCCGCGGGGTACGCCGCCGCGCTGCCGGCCCTCGCGCGCGACGTACGGCCGGAGGGGGTCACCGACCCGGCGCGGGCGCTGCGCGACCGCGTCGTGATCAGCGCCCTGCTCAGCGTCCCCGTCGTCGTGATGGCGATGTGGCCGGCGGTCCAGGTCGACGGCTGGCAGTGGCTCTCGCTGACCCTGGCCGCGCCCGTCGTGGTGTGGGGGGCCCTGCCGTTCCACCGGGCCGCGTGGACCAACCTGCGCCACGGTGCCGCCACCATGGACACGCTCGTCTCGGTCGGGGTGCTCGCCGCGTTCGGCTGGTCGCTCTACGCGCTGCTGTGGGGCACCGCCGGCACGATCGGGATGACCCACCCCTTCCGGCTGGTCATCGAGCGCACCGACGGGGCGGGCACGATCTACCTCGAGGCCGCCGCCGGGGTCACGACCCTGGTGCTGCTCGGACGCTGGATCGAGGTCCGGTCCAAGCGCCAGGCCGGCGCCGCGCTGCGGGCCCTGCTCGACCTCGGTGCCCGCGACGTCGCCGTCCTGCGCGACGGGCGCGAGACCCGTGTCCCCGCCGCCGACCTGGTCGTCGGCGACGTGTTCGTCGTGCGCCCCGGCGACAAGGTCGCCACCGACGGCGAGGTCGTCGAGGGCAGCTCGGCCGTCGACACCTCCCTGCTCACCGGCGAGTCGGTGCCGGTCGAGGTGGGTCCCGGCGACGCGGTCGTCGGCGCGACCGTCAACGCCGGCGGGCGGCTCGTGGTCCGCGCGACCCGCGTCGGCGCCGAGACGCAGCTGGCCCAGATGGCGCGCCTGGTCGAGGACGCCCAGAGCGGCAAGGCCGCCGCGCAGCGCCTGGCCGATCGGGTGTCCGGGGTGTTCGTGCCCGTCGTCCTGGCGATCTCCGCCGCCACGCTGGGCTTCTGGATCGGCACCGGGGCGGGCACGGCAGCCGCCATCACCGCCGCGGTCGCCGTGCTGGTCATCGCCTGCCCGTGCGCGCTCGGCCTGGCGACCCCCACCGCGCTGCTCGTCGGCACCGGCCGCGGCGCCCAGCTCGGCATCCTGGTCAAGGGGCCCGAGGCGCTCGAGCAGGCCCGGCGCATCGACGTCGTCCTGCTCGACAAGACCGGCACCGTCACCACCGGCGCGATGGCGCTGCGGTCCGTGCACGGCGACCCCCGCACCCTCGAGCTCGCAGCCGCCCTCGAGCGCGCCTCGGAGCACCCGATCGCCCGCGCGATCACCGCGGGGGTCGAGCACCCCCTGCCGGTCGACGGGTTCGTCAACCTCGCCGGCCTCGGTGTCGAGGGCCGGGTCGACGGGCGGCACGTCCTGGTCGGCCGTCCGACGCTGCTCGCCGAGCGGGGGCTCCCGCTGTCCGATGACCTCCGGCGGGCCGTCGACGAGGCCAGGGCGGGTGGCGGCACGGCCGTCGCGGTCGCCTGGGACGGCGCCGCCCGCGGGGTGCTCGTCGTCGCCGACACCGTCAAGGCCACCTCGGCCGAGGCCGTCGCCCGGCTGCGCGCCCTCGGGCTGACGCCGGTGCTGCTGACCGGTGACCACGAGGTCGTGGCCCGCGCGGTCGCGGCCGAGGTGGGCATCGCCGGCGACCACGTGGTCGCCGGCGTCCTGCCGGCCGACAAGGCGGACGTCGTACGCCGGTGGCAGGACGAGGGCCACGCGGTCGCCATGGTCGGCGACGGCGTCAACGACGCCGCCGCGCTGGCCCGGGCCGACCTCGGGCTCGCCATGGGCACCGGCACCGACGTGGCCATGGAGGCCGGCGACCTGGTGCTGGTCCGCGGCGACCTACGGCTCGCCGCCGACGCGATCCGGCTGTCGCGTCGCACCCTCGGCACCATCCGCGGCAACCTGGTCTGGGCGTTCGGCTACAACGTCGCGGCGATCCCGCTGGCCGCCGCCGGCCTGCTCAGCCCGATGATCGCGGGCGGCGCGATGGCGTTCTCGTCAGTGTTCGTGGTGCTCAACTCGCTGCGCCTGCGGCGCTTCCGCTAGGGGTCTCGACGCCGGTCGAGGTGCGAGGAGCCCCGGCGACGAGCCTCGAGACCAGCGCAGGATCGGCTGCCAGCCCCGACCGTGTGGTCGGGCCGGTCCTTCGCTGCGGTGGTCTCGAGGTTCGTCGCCGGGGCTCCTCGCACCTCGACCGACGTGGTGGCCCCTCGACCGACTCTGGGATACCGTCGGTATGTGACCTCGGCCACTAGTGTCCCCGTCCGCGAGCTGCCCGCCGTACGCCGTGAGGACCGCGGCGTGCCGTTCCTGGGCCGCGCGTTCGCCTACGCCAAGGACCCGGTCGCGCTGTTCCAGCGGCAGTGGGAGCACTACGGCCCGGTCGCGCCGCTGCCGATCCTCGGCGACCGCTGGGTGATGCTGCTCGGGCCCGACGCCTGCCAGGCGGCGCTGACCAACCGCGACAAGGCGTTCGCCAACGGACCGGCCTGGACCCGGCTCGTGGGCCCGTTCTTCCACCGTGGCCTGATGTTGCTCGACTTCGAGGAGCACCACCTGCACCGCCGGATCATGCAGGAGGCCTTCACCCGCCCGCGTCTGGAGGGCTATGCCGCGGGCATGCACCCGGCGATCGAGCGCGGCCTGGCCACGTGGCCGGACACGGATCCGGCGTACCGGACCTATCCCGCGCTCAAGCAGCTGACTCTCGACGTGGCCGCCGACATCTTCATGGGCGGCGCCGAGGACTCGACCCCGCAGGAGATGGAGCAGGTCAACCGGGCGTTCATCGCCTGCGTGCAGTCGGCCTCGGCCCTGGTGCGCAAGGACCTGCCGTTCACGCGCTGGGGCCGCGGCCACCGGGGCCGCGAGGTGCTCGAGCGGTGGCTGCGGCACTACCTGCCGTCGCGGCGCGCGCGGGTCACCGACGACCTGTTCTCCCAGCTGTGCCACATCGAGACCGAGGACGGCGAGCGGTTCAGCGACGACGACGTCGTCAACCACATGATCTTCTTGATGATGGCCGCCCACGACACCTCGACGATCACGCTGTCGACGATGATGCAGTACCTCGGCCAGCACCCCGAGTGGCAGGAGCGCTGTCGCGGCGAGTCCGACGCGCTGAGTGCGCGGACGTCCGACCGCCCCACCCTGACCGAGCTCGACTCGCTCACCTCCCTCGACCTGGTGATGAGGGAGTGCCTGCGGCTGCGGGCGCCCGTGCCGGTCGTCGTACGCCGCGCGGTCAAGGACGTGGTGGTCGAGGGCGTGCGCATCCCGGCCGGCACGTTCGTCACCGTGGCGGCCCAGTTCTCCCACCTGATGCCCGAGCTGTGGACCGACCCGACGGCCTTCGACCCCGAGCGCTTCTCACCCGAGCGTCGCGAGGACAAGAGCCACCGCTTCGCCTGGGAGCCGTTCGGCGGCGGGGTGCACAAGTGCCTGGGCATGTTCTTCGCGGGGATGGAGGTGACCGCGGTGATGCACCACCTGCTGCGGTCCTACGAGTGGAGCGTCGATCCGTCGTACGTCGCGCCGCTCGACAACCGGTCGCTGCCGTTCCCCAAGGACGGACAGCCCGTCGACCTTCGTCGACGGGCTGTCCGGTAGTGCGGGCCGTGCGGGAGGTGCGTGGAGCAGGGACTACTTCGCCTCGGAGGCGTCCTGCTGGGCGGCCGCGGCCGCCTCGCCCTCGGTCGTGGCGCCGGTGGTGCTGAGGTTGCCGCCCTTGTCCTCGAGGTGCGCGCGGATGAACCAGTGGAAGAGCTCGAGCGCGTCGGTGTGCGAGATCAGCAGGTCCTGGGTGACCAGGTCGAGGTCGTCGAGCTCCTGGATCGCGTCGCGGTAGCTGGTGATCACGCCCTGGTAGACCAGGTCGAGCGCGCCCAGGTGCTCCTGGGTGGTCGCGCGGCCGATGGAGTACTCGTCCCAGGAACGCTGCTCGACCAGGGCGCCGGGGGTGCCGATCGGCGAGCCGCCGAGGGTGGCGATGCGCTCGGCGATGGCGTCGGAGAAGCCGCGGACGGCGTCGACCTGGGGGTCGATCATCTCGTGCACGGAGATGAAGTGCGGGCCGACGACGTTCCAGTGCACGTGCTTGAGGGTGAGGTGCAGGTCGGTCGTGGCGTTGAGGCGGTCCTGCAGGAGGGCGACGATGCGCTCGGCCTCGGCCGTCTCGATGCCGGGGGTCGTGTAGCGGAGCTTGCCATTGGTAGCCATGCTCCGAACGTATCCACGCGCGCCCGGCGGGACGTCACCACAAGGGGTGGGTCCGGTCCGTGGGGGCGGGTCCTAGCGTCGAGAGCATGGCACCTCCCGAACCCGGCACGACCGAACCGAGCACGGCCGAGCTGTTCACCCGGCTCACCGATCAGTCGCGCCAGCTGGTGCGGGACGAGATCCGGCTGGCCCAGGCCGAGACCCAGCAGAAGGTCAAGCACGGCATCGCCGGGGTCGCCGAGTTCGGTGTCGCCGGCGTCCTCGCGCTCTACGGCGTCGGGCTGCTGCTGACCACGATCGTCCTCGGCCTCGCCGAGGCGCTGCCGGCCTGGCTGGCGGCGCTGATCGTCACGGTCGTCGTCCTCGCGGTGGCCGCGGTGCTCGCGCTGATGGGCAAGAAGCAGGTCGGGGAGGCCTCGCCGCCCGTGCCCCAGCGCGCGGTCGAGGGGATCAAGCAGGACGTCGACACCCTGAAGGGGAACCAGTCATGAGCGAGCGGGAGACCGAGGCCCGGACCGAGGCCCAGACGCCGGAGGAGATCCAGGCCGACATCGAGCGGACCCGGGCCGACCTCGCCGCGACGGTGGGTCAGCTCGGCGACCGGCTCGAGGAGCGCAAGCAGCAGGCCAAGACGAGCGCGACGTACGCCGCCGCGGCCGTCGGCGGCCTCGTCGCGGTCGTCGTGCTGGTCAAGATCATCAAGAGGGCGCGCTCGTGAGCGGCGACCGCGCCAAGGTCGAGGCGCAGGGCAGCAAGGCCGCCAGGATCCTCTACAAGCCGTGGGGCATCGTCGGCAGCATCGTCTCGGCGCTGATCGCCCGCCAGGTCTTCCAGGCCGTGTGGACCAAGGTCGTCCCCGTCGACTCCGACGACCCGCCCAAGCCCCTGGAGTCGGAGTACTCCCTCAAGGAGGTCGTCGGCACCGCGCTGATCCAGGGCGCCATCTTCGCGGTGGTCAAGGCACTGTTCCAGCGCGGCTCGGCCCGGGCCTTCCAGCGCTGGACCGGCGAGTGGCCGGGCGACTAGAACAGGTTCTAGTCTGGGTGGGTGACGCTCACCCCGCTACCTCCCGGTGACCACGGGCTCCTCTCCGCTCGACCCGAGCCCGATCTCGCGGCGGCCGGCTACACCGAGACCGAGTACCTCCTCACCACGGACGCCGGGACCACCCGCGTCGTCGTACGCCGCCCGGTCGCCGGGCCCGACCGGCTCGACCGGCCCGTCAGCGGCACGCTGCTGGTCGAGTGGCTCAACGTCAGCAGCGGCAGTGACGCCGCACCCGACTGGACCTTCGCCGCCGACGAGATCCTGCGCGCCGGGCACGCCTGGGCCGGGGTGTCCGCGCAGCACGTCGGTGCCATGGGCGGCCTCGCCGCGGTGGCGATCGACGCTGCTCCCACGGGTGGCCTGCGCGGACGCGACCCCGAGCGGTACGCCGCCGTCGACCACCCCGGGGACACCCACTCCTACGACCTCTTCACGGCCGCGGCCGACGCCGTGCGCGACCTCCTCGCCACCGACGTGGTGCTGGCGGTGGGGGAGTCGCAGTCGGCGGCGCTGCTCACGACGTACGTCCACGAGGTGCAGCCCCGCACCGGCACCTTCGCCGGGTTCCTGATCCACAGCCGACCCGCGGTCGCGGCCCCGCTCGAGCTGCCCGACGGCGTGCTCGCCATGAGGATGGACGAGATGCTCGACGGCGCCCCGGTGCTCCTGCGCGACGACCTCGACGTGCCGGTCCTGGTGGTGCAGGCCGAGGGCGACCTGTTCGACCGGATCGGCTTCCTGCCCGCCCGGCAGCCCGACACCGACCGCTTCCGGCTGTGGGAGGTCGCCGGCTCCGCGCACGCCGACTCCTACGTGATCGGCGACTTCGAGTCGTTCCTGGGCTGCGAGGTCCCGGTCAACCGCGGCCAGCAGTGGGCGGTCGTGCGGGCCGCCGTACGTGCCCTGGACCGGTGGGTCCGCGACGGCGTCGCGCCGCCCTCGGCCGACCGGCTCGAGATCGCTCCCGACGGCGCGGACTTCGCGCGCGACGACCACGGGCTGGTCCGCGGCGGCCTGCGCACGCCGGTCGTCGACGCCCCGGTCGAGGTCGTCTCCGGGCGCCCGTGGCCCGGCGCCACGGCGGCCTGCCGGCTCTTCGGGTCGACCACCCCGCTGGCCGCCCCCGCCTTCGCCACCCGCGAGGCCTACCTGGCGGCGTACGAGGCGGCGACCGACGCGATGGTCGCCGCCGGCTTCGCCTGCCGGGAGGACCGCGACGCGTTGCT is part of the Nocardioides plantarum genome and encodes:
- a CDS encoding protein adenylyltransferase SelO codes for the protein MTAETVPTPPTAPTLPVTLTHHFADTLPELAVEWQAEPAPDPQLLVLNEPLAVELGLDPAWLRTDDGVRFLVGDLLPDGARPVAQGYAGHQFGGYSPRLGDGRALLLGELTDPAGRLRDLHLKGSGRTPFSRGGDGFAVVGPMLREYVVSEAMHALGIPTTRSLAVVATGRAVQRDWSMPGALLVRVASSHLRVGSFQYARALTAQPGPRSGDLGLLHRLVDHAISRHHPAAADADDPALALLEAVVAAQADLVAQWMLVGFVHGVMNTDNVTISGETIDYGPCAFLEAFDPTTTFSSIDEGGRYAYGNQPQITEWNLARLAEAILPLLHDDEAEAITIATTALHGFRPRYAAAWDAGWRAKLGLAPESSPASEEVVTGLLELLQTDHPDLTSFLVHLRDGTARDHVLDIAAFDAWHERWVALGPDHDLMARTNPVRVPRNHLVEAALTAADAGDLTSLAPLLEAVTAPYGDRPDRPDLAAYAEPGPAGEGYVTYCGT
- a CDS encoding sensor histidine kinase; protein product: MNELSASESTARVLIETVERLSTATSLERVTQVVTEAVRRALGCDGATFVLRDDDSCHYVDEHAISPLWKGGRFPLTACVSGWAMLNRQAVVIPDIYADDRIPHDAYRPTFVHSLVMAPIRSADPIGALGAYWAEHHDADAEEVRLLGIIANSAAVALDNLELRGIVLRRVAERDDLARRADELEEAIYTVAHDLRSPLGAILGYAELLDDIVVASPAIDETGKARVFAGTIVESGQRMARQIDVMLGLYRITSRPIEPAPVDLSAVARRVADDLSARTGRRQIDISIEDGLRVVADPTLTHLMLENLLGNAVKYTGKKDHAHIELAAVVAGVGAGVGATRVDRVEPLATFVVRDNGDGFAPEEAERLFQPLTRLHSDDDFPGTGLGLASVARIVEMHGGAVRAEGEKSVGAAFYFSLPTAV
- the rlmC gene encoding 23S rRNA (uracil(747)-C(5))-methyltransferase RlmC; the encoded protein is MQCGYFDAGLCRSCTHLLTPYADQLAAKDAHARAALADHPGLVWLAPVASAEGGFRNKAKMVVAGTVEEPTLGILDTDGRGVDLRGCGLYSPAMHALLPSLAALVTTAGLTPYDVATRRGELKHVLVTESPGGEFLVRWVLRSTEPLPRLRKHLPGFLAAHPEVVVVSANRQPDHKAVLEGEEEVLLTARGTLTVEVAGIGLHLGPRSFFQTNTAVAAELYRQARGWADRVAPTSVLDLYCGVGGFALHLAAPGRRVHGVEVSEQAVASARTTAAELGLTDVTFAAADATATGVPDADLVVVNPPRRGLGPALCATLEAGAASTIVYSSCHLGSLARDLAALPSYVAREARLLDMFPHTDHAEVVVLLERRGQTAVGSEK
- a CDS encoding NADH:flavin oxidoreductase, whose product is MNLADPLTLPHGPTWPNRFALAPLTNKQSSLDGTLSDDELRWLVARAEGGFGLTMTCAAYVARAGNAWPGQLGVSSDDHLPGLTRLADAIRAAGGVSSVQLHHGGLRADAAVSGEPLVAPWDDPAKGARALTTAEVRRAVDDFVAAAVRSERAGFDGVQVHGAHGYLAAQFLDARKNDRTDDYGGDLTGRSRFLREVLRGIRESTGADFQTAVRLSPERFGTDLDEAVSLTADVLASGLVDHLDLSLWDVRKPVHGTAAERPEDDLLIDRFTGLERHGVRLGVAGKVLSAADAAWCVERGADFVTVGTGAILHHDFPRRALADPTWSSLPQPVTRAHLEAESVGPVFVDYLATQWDDFVSA
- a CDS encoding acyl-CoA thioesterase domain-containing protein, with protein sequence MDLSSVAFFTLDPDGKPDGDVLLPTDLARSSWSTEQVHGVAISGALARTAERTVADLGRDDLRPARHSVDLFRPAAMKPFHLSAEVVREGPRICLVDVTLRQDGERVARASVLFLVVATPASGEVWSPTDEHRPPPAEVAPPTTEPRVPFVHSEAGWSQRFGDHQNASRKTSWSSAVPIVRGEPLTPYQAAAATADGASLVTNWGSEGVQHINTDITLALARLPRGTEVGLAALDRVEHDGIAVGTAAVFDRDGRIGEVVMTSIVNARRAVDFTRVEYADDGTVRDA